The Magnolia sinica isolate HGM2019 chromosome 10, MsV1, whole genome shotgun sequence genome includes a window with the following:
- the LOC131217021 gene encoding phospholipase D alpha 1-like codes for MGEKEAQQFIHGCLNATIFQATQLHHSILGCALQVLETVEEELHLNKLPHTKLYATIDIGTARVARTREIEFHPKNPIWNENFHIYCAHTSSEITISIKNQLPVSADVIGRVKIPIARILTAHPIEGWFDLFNEKGQKLKKAQVHFRLQFFDVRSDPCWNSGIKSQFFSGIPISYFPQRTGCNVTLYQNAHLSNDFRPRIHLSNDEFYHPRRLWEDLYNAIIEAKHFIYVAGWSVNVNITLIRDPDRMIQGAENVTIGELLKRKAEQGLTVLVMVWQDRTSISLLGNAGLMKTHDEETRKFFQNTKVKCFVCPRNPDSSLTAVQRIEIGAEFTHHQKTITLDGPLAGNSSSSRQIISFIGGTDLTDGRYDNEKHPIFRNLNTVYLNDFQQKNFPHADLRHGGPREPWHDAHSKLEGSAAWDILSNFERRWIKQAPKGFSDHLLKIREDPKTFSIPSISDCKDSWNVQVFRSIDDASVVGFPSDPSEAAKMGLMSGKDVTIDQSIHVGYIEAIRRAKRFIYIENQYFFGSCHAWSGDQDCGCLNLVPIEIAVKIASKIREGERFAVYVVTPMWPEGEPEGDTVQAILHWNRRTMEMMYGIIADAIQDVGLRGKVYPSDYLNFFCLGNRELAREGEYVAPERPEMGTDYWRAQINRRFLIYVHAKLMIVDDEYVIIGSANLNQRSLDGGRDTEIAHGSYQPRHTNEAEGQARGLVYGYRMSLWYEHFMSHYPHLMHIFSEPESVKCVKMVKKIAESLWEKYVADEVVDLPGHLLPFPGWAWAAEDGLLSELPEDGLFPDTMASVKGKRSDVLPPILTT; via the exons ATGGGAGAAAAGGAGGCCCAGCAATTCATCCATGGCTGCCTCAATGCAACCATCTTCCAGGCAACCCAACTGCACCATTCCATCCTTGGCTGTGCTCttcag GTTCTCGAGACGGTAGAGGAGGAGCTACACCTCAACAAACTCCCCCACACCAAGCTCTATGCAACGATCGACATCGGAACTGCTCGAGTAGCAAGAACACGAGAAATCGAATTCCATCCCAAAAACCCAATTTGGAATGAGAATTTCCACATCTATTGCGCCCATACTTCATCAGaaatcacaatctcaataaaaaACCAGCTCCCCGTAAGTGCTGATGTCATCGGCCGGGTCAAGATCCCAATCGCCCGAATCCTCACGGCTCACCCCATCGAAGGCTGGTTCGATCTCTTCAACGAAAAAGGGCAAAAACTCAAGAAAGCCCAAGTCCATTTCCGTCTCCAATTCTTCGATGTGAGATCTGATCCATGCTGGAATTCAGGCATCAAAAGCCAGTTTTTCTCTGGAATTCCCATTTCTTACTTCCCTCAAAGAACAGGATGCAATGTCACTCTTTATCAGAATGCCCATCTATCAAATGATTTTCGCCCGAGAATCCATCTTTCAAATGATGAATTCTACCACCCTCGCCGGCTATGGGAAGATCTTTATAATGCCATCATCGAAGCGAAGCACTTCATCTATGTGGCTGGCTGGTCTGTCAATGTAAATATCACTCTCATTCGCGATCCTGACCGTATGATCCAAGGAGCTGAAAATGTAACTATTGGAGAGCTTCTGAAGAGAAAAGCAGAGCAGGGTCTAACAGTTTTAGTCATGGTTTGGCAAGACCGGACTTCGATTTCTCTGCTCGGAAATGCAGGCCTGATGAAGACCCACGACGAGGAAACACGGAAATTCTTCCAGAACACAAAGGTGAAGTGCTTCGTCTGTCCTCGGAATCCCGACTCTTCTCTCACAGCCGTTCAACGGATCGAGATTGGGGCAGAATTCACCCATCATCAGAAAACAATCACGCTCGATGGCCCACTTGCCGGAAACAGCTCTTCTAGCCGTCAGATCATCAGTTTCATCGGCGGGACTGATCTCACCGACGGTAGATACGATAATGAAAAACACCCAATTTTTAGAAATCTCAATACAGTCTATCTCAACGATTTTCAACAGAAAAACTTCCCACATGCCGATCTACGACATGGTGGCCCAAGAGAGCCATGGCACGATGCACATTCCAAGCTCGAAGGCTCTGCTGCTTGGGATATCCTCTCAAATTTCGAACGGAGATGGATAAAACAAGCTCCGAAAGGATTTTCAGACCATTTATTAAAAATCCGTGAAGACCCAAAAACCTTCTCGATCCCATCAATCTCTGACTGTAAAGATTCTTGGAATGTGCAAGTTTTCCGATCGATCGACGACGCTTCGGTTGTGGGTTTTCCTTCCGATCCGTCGGAAGCAGCTAAAATGGGATTGATGAGTGGAAAAGATGTGACGATCGATCAAAGCATTCATGTGGGGTATATCGAAGCAATTCGAAGAGCGAAGAGATTCATCTACATTGAAAATCAGTACTTCTTTGGGAGCTGTCATGCATGGAGCGGAGATCAGGACTGTGGGTGTTTGAATTTAGTTCCGATCGAGATTGCAGTTAAGATCGCGAGTAAGATTAGAGAAGGAGAGAGGTTTGCTGTTTATGTTGTGACGCCGATGTGGCCGGAAGGAGAGCCGGAGGGCGACACGGTGCAGGCGATCTTGCATTGGAATCGGCGGACGATGGAGATGATGTATGGGATTATTGCAGATGCAATTCAAGATGTGGGGTTGAGAGGGAAGGTTTATCCAAGCGATTATTTGAATTTCTTCTGTCTTGGGAATCGAGAATTGGCCCGCGAAGGAGAGTATGTTGCTCCGGAGAGGCCGGAGATGGGGACGGATTATTGGAGGGCTCAGATTAACCGGCGATTTCTGATCTATGTCCATGCAAAGCTCATGATCG TGGACGATGAGTACGTGATTATTGGGTCAGCAAACTTAAACCAGCGATCGCTCGATGGAGGTAGGGACACAGAGATCGCGCACGGTTCATACCAGCCCCGGCACACCAACGAAGCTGAAGGGCAGGCCCGCGGCCTTGTTTATGGCTACCGGATGTCGTTGTGGTACGAGCATTTCATGAGCCACTACCCACACCTAATGCACATCTTTAGTGAGCCAGAGTCAGTCAAATGTGTGAAGATGGTGAAGAAAATTGCAGAGAGTTTGTGGGAGAAGTATGTAGCAGATGAGGTGGTAGATCTTCCAGGCCATCTTCTACCGTTCCCGGGGTGGGCGTGGGCCGCAGAAGACGGTTTGCTATCGGAGCTTCCTGAAGATGGGCTTTTTCCAGACACCATGGCTAGTGTGAAAGGGAAGAGATCAGATGTCCTCCCCCCTATTCTCACTACCTAA